CAAGCATGTAATCCACCTTGTTCATTTCCCCGATCAGCTTCATGTCGTAAAAGAGGCCCGTATCGCCAGCGTGGTAGATGCAGGTTCCATCCACCCAGAGCAGTATCCCCGCGGCCAGTCCGGCATATTCGCCATCCGGGGTCTTGCTGCCATGCCAGGCGGGTGTGAATTTCAGCCTGCCAAAGGGAAAGTCACGCGCTCCGCCGATCTGCATGGCATGGGCCTTGAAGCCCTTGCGGGTGCAGTATCCCGCCAGTTCAGCCACACAGATGATCAGTGAGCCGCAGCGCTGGGCGATCTTGAAAGTGTCGCCCAGATGGTCGCCATGGGCGTGGGTGGGGATGATGAAATCCGCTTCCACCTGTCCGGATTTGGCCGCCGCCACCGGATTGTCGTCCAGATAGGGATCGATCAGGACTGTGTGCCCTGAACCGGTCTTCACC
The DNA window shown above is from Candidatus Syntrophosphaera sp. and carries:
- a CDS encoding metal-dependent hydrolase; translation: MKLRFLGHSAFEVKTGSGHTVLIDPYLDDNPVAAAKSGQVEADFIIPTHAHGDHLGDTFKIAQRCGSLIICVAELAGYCTRKGFKAHAMQIGGARDFPFGRLKFTPAWHGSKTPDGEYAGLAAGILLWVDGTCIYHAGDTGLFYDMKLIGEMNKVDYMLVPIGDNYTMGIDDAVKAVEFVRPRVAIPIHYNTWPVIEADPQVFADKVEALGASCLVLKPGDSV